A part of Actinoallomurus bryophytorum genomic DNA contains:
- a CDS encoding glycoside hydrolase family 3 N-terminal domain-containing protein — translation MAEALQQDLTGIWRDPVQPAAVRAADLMTRMTVAEKIGQLASFWAESARPGEQVAPQPDDLGDPPPLEGMLTNGLGQLTRVFGTAPISPADGAARLRELQQQVAAGNRFGIPAIAHEECLTGLMTWTATLFPSPPAWGATFDQGLVEEMAGFIGTTMRRLGLHQGLAPVLDVVRDYRWGRTEEAIGEDPQLVGVIGAAYARGLERSGIVATLKHFAGYASSRAGRNMAPAALGAREFADIVAEPFVMALRESGARAVMPSYADVDGIPAHSDAALLTGLLRERLGFTGVVVADYYGISLLEGMHAVAGSQAEAAALALHAGVDVELPTTRCYGEPLTALVESGEVPMELLDRSVRRVLTLKAELGLLDEGVPEPEEEEVELDPPAGRDLARRIAEESVVLLANDGTLPLRAARVALTGPLADEPRAMLGCYSFPNHVGTRRPDLPIGVRIPSLAGALGAELPGLTVAAGTDVLVTDEDIAGAVAAAREADVCVLALGDRAGLFGRGTSGEGCDATTLELPGRQAELAHAVLATGTPTVVVLVTGRPYALGGIAGRAAAIVQTFFPGEEGAPAIAGVLTGRVTPSGRLPLSMPGDAGGQPGTYLQPPAGLGSQWSAVDAAPLFPFGHGLTWTTFDYSELTVSTGASTDGTITVAATVRNTGEHAATEVVQLYLSDPVASVVRPLRWLAGWARVALEPGQAARVEFAVHADRTSFTGRDLRRIVEPGEIVVGVGRSSADLPLRGSTTLEGPVRELGTDRVLTVPVEITPC, via the coding sequence ATGGCCGAAGCACTCCAGCAGGACCTGACAGGAATCTGGCGGGACCCGGTGCAGCCGGCCGCCGTACGGGCCGCGGACCTGATGACCCGGATGACGGTGGCGGAGAAGATCGGCCAGTTGGCATCGTTCTGGGCCGAGTCGGCGCGCCCCGGAGAGCAGGTGGCGCCGCAGCCGGACGACCTCGGCGATCCGCCGCCTTTGGAGGGCATGCTGACCAACGGTCTGGGCCAGCTCACCCGGGTCTTCGGCACCGCGCCGATCAGCCCGGCCGACGGGGCCGCCCGGCTGCGCGAGCTGCAGCAGCAGGTGGCCGCGGGCAATCGGTTCGGCATCCCGGCGATCGCGCACGAGGAGTGCCTCACCGGGCTGATGACGTGGACCGCGACCCTCTTCCCCTCGCCGCCGGCCTGGGGCGCCACCTTCGACCAGGGCCTCGTCGAGGAGATGGCCGGTTTCATCGGCACCACGATGCGGCGGCTCGGCCTGCACCAGGGCCTGGCGCCGGTGCTCGACGTGGTGCGGGACTACCGCTGGGGCCGTACGGAGGAGGCGATCGGCGAGGATCCTCAGCTCGTCGGCGTGATCGGCGCGGCCTACGCCCGTGGGCTCGAACGCTCGGGGATCGTCGCCACACTGAAGCACTTCGCCGGTTACGCGTCCTCGCGGGCCGGTCGCAACATGGCCCCGGCCGCGCTCGGCGCGCGCGAGTTCGCCGACATCGTGGCCGAGCCGTTCGTCATGGCGCTGCGGGAGAGCGGGGCCCGCGCCGTGATGCCGTCCTACGCCGACGTGGACGGGATCCCCGCGCACTCCGACGCCGCGCTGCTCACCGGGCTGCTGCGCGAGCGGCTCGGTTTCACCGGCGTGGTCGTCGCCGACTACTACGGCATCTCGTTGCTGGAGGGTATGCACGCGGTCGCCGGGTCCCAGGCCGAGGCCGCCGCGCTCGCGCTGCACGCCGGCGTGGACGTCGAGCTGCCCACCACCCGCTGCTACGGCGAGCCCCTGACCGCCCTGGTGGAGTCCGGCGAGGTGCCGATGGAGCTCCTGGACCGGTCGGTACGGCGGGTCCTCACGCTGAAGGCCGAACTCGGCCTGCTGGACGAGGGAGTTCCGGAACCAGAGGAGGAGGAGGTGGAGCTCGACCCGCCCGCCGGCCGGGATCTGGCCCGGCGGATCGCCGAGGAGTCGGTGGTGCTGCTCGCCAACGACGGCACCCTGCCGCTGCGCGCCGCCCGGGTCGCGCTGACCGGTCCGCTGGCCGACGAGCCGCGTGCCATGCTCGGCTGCTACTCCTTCCCCAACCACGTGGGCACGCGGCGCCCGGACCTGCCCATCGGCGTACGGATCCCCTCACTGGCCGGGGCGCTGGGCGCCGAGCTGCCCGGGCTCACCGTGGCGGCCGGCACCGACGTCCTGGTCACCGACGAGGACATCGCGGGCGCGGTGGCCGCAGCTCGCGAGGCCGACGTCTGCGTGCTGGCGCTCGGCGACCGGGCCGGACTGTTCGGCCGTGGCACCTCGGGCGAGGGCTGCGACGCGACGACCCTCGAGCTGCCCGGGCGGCAGGCCGAACTGGCCCACGCCGTGCTGGCCACCGGAACGCCGACCGTGGTCGTACTGGTCACCGGCCGGCCGTACGCGCTCGGTGGCATCGCCGGACGGGCCGCGGCGATCGTCCAGACGTTCTTCCCCGGCGAAGAGGGCGCGCCGGCGATCGCCGGGGTGCTCACCGGACGGGTCACGCCCTCCGGGCGGTTGCCGCTCAGCATGCCGGGGGACGCCGGCGGTCAGCCTGGCACGTACCTGCAACCGCCCGCCGGGCTGGGCTCGCAGTGGAGCGCGGTGGACGCGGCGCCGCTGTTCCCCTTCGGCCACGGGCTGACCTGGACCACCTTCGACTACTCCGAGCTGACGGTGTCCACGGGCGCGTCTACCGACGGGACCATCACGGTCGCCGCGACCGTACGCAACACCGGTGAGCACGCCGCGACCGAGGTCGTGCAGCTCTACCTCTCCGACCCGGTCGCCTCGGTCGTACGGCCGCTTCGCTGGCTGGCCGGCTGGGCACGGGTCGCGCTGGAGCCCGGACAGGCCGCCCGGGTGGAGTTCGCCGTGCACGCCGACCGCACCTCGTTCACGGGTCGCGACCTGAGACGCATCGTCGAGCCGGGGGAGATCGTGGTCGGCGTGGGCCGGTCCAGCGCCGACCTTCCGCTGCGCGGGTCGACCACCCTGGAGGGCCCGGTCCGCGAGCTCGGCACCGACCGGGTGCTGACCGTACCCGTGGAGATCACGCCGTGCTGA
- a CDS encoding extracellular solute-binding protein, giving the protein MGEQSLSRRTFLSATATAGLTAPLLSACGGSSKKSSNGKVTVEWWNISTTEPAKTQFANAAKTFMAQNPNVTLKLVTLENEAYKSKMTALTASGKLPDIFHTWGGGVLKQQVDAGLVKNLTSGIAPWSGTLSKLSLQPYQFGGQTYAVPWDIGMVGFWYNKALFRRAGITTPPATWTDYLEAVKRLKAAGITPIAVAGKDKWPEMYYWAYLVMRVGGIAALKQAETSKDFSGPPFVAAGEHLKELTALSPFQQGYLGAGFDAPGGEAATMGNGKAGMELMGQWAPSVQAATGKGLGKDLGFFLFPTVEGGQGVATEVFGGGGAHALRKGAPKEAVDVLKFFSSLDEAKKLVSSGAAMPVVAGSESALTDPNKQVVAKSLAGATGFQLFLDQAFPPAVGQEVNDSVAALVEGKKTPQQVAQAITQTAKSQ; this is encoded by the coding sequence ATGGGCGAGCAATCCCTCTCGCGCCGCACCTTCCTGTCCGCGACGGCAACGGCCGGCCTCACCGCGCCGCTCCTCAGCGCCTGTGGCGGCAGCAGCAAGAAATCCTCGAACGGCAAGGTCACCGTCGAGTGGTGGAACATCTCGACCACCGAGCCGGCGAAGACCCAGTTCGCGAACGCGGCCAAGACGTTCATGGCTCAGAACCCCAACGTCACGCTCAAGCTCGTCACCCTCGAGAACGAGGCGTACAAGTCCAAGATGACCGCGCTCACGGCCTCGGGGAAGCTGCCCGACATCTTCCACACCTGGGGTGGAGGTGTGTTGAAGCAGCAGGTCGACGCGGGACTGGTCAAGAACCTCACCTCCGGCATCGCCCCCTGGTCGGGGACCTTAAGCAAGCTCTCGCTGCAGCCGTACCAGTTCGGCGGGCAGACCTACGCGGTTCCGTGGGACATCGGCATGGTGGGCTTCTGGTACAACAAGGCGCTGTTCCGCAGGGCCGGGATCACGACGCCCCCCGCGACCTGGACGGACTATCTCGAAGCGGTGAAGAGGCTGAAGGCGGCCGGGATCACTCCGATCGCCGTCGCGGGCAAGGACAAGTGGCCCGAGATGTACTACTGGGCCTACCTGGTCATGCGCGTCGGCGGCATCGCGGCGCTCAAGCAGGCCGAGACCAGCAAGGACTTCAGCGGGCCTCCGTTCGTCGCGGCCGGCGAGCACCTCAAGGAGCTGACCGCGCTCTCGCCGTTCCAGCAGGGATACCTCGGGGCGGGATTCGACGCGCCCGGGGGCGAGGCCGCCACGATGGGCAACGGCAAGGCGGGCATGGAGCTGATGGGCCAGTGGGCGCCCTCCGTCCAGGCGGCCACCGGCAAGGGCCTCGGCAAGGACCTCGGCTTCTTCCTGTTCCCGACGGTCGAGGGCGGCCAGGGCGTGGCCACCGAGGTGTTCGGCGGCGGCGGCGCGCACGCCCTCCGCAAGGGCGCGCCCAAAGAGGCCGTCGACGTGCTCAAGTTCTTCTCCTCCCTGGACGAGGCCAAGAAGCTCGTGTCCTCCGGTGCCGCGATGCCGGTGGTCGCCGGATCCGAGTCCGCCCTGACCGACCCGAACAAGCAGGTGGTCGCCAAGTCGCTGGCCGGTGCCACCGGCTTCCAGCTCTTCTTGGACCAGGCGTTCCCGCCGGCCGTGGGGCAGGAGGTCAACGACAGCGTCGCCGCGCTGGTCGAGGGGAAGAAGACACCGCAGCAGGTCGCCCAGGCGATCACGCAGACGGCGAAGAGCCAGTGA
- a CDS encoding carbohydrate ABC transporter permease yields MTLAATRPVDVAAASAPTPSRGRRNLRTWATIVSFLLPALVLFGSLVLIPIGVALYLSMFKWGGFGPPTDFVGLDNFTRMFQDSVFLGDLWRGFLLILFSVGIQLPFALAMAVLLNQKLRGRAIYRLLFFAPYVLSEAITGVLFSMLLQPGAGPADHLLGSVGLQSLGGKWFADGSTVLVTIFLVITWKYFGFHMMLYLAGLQGIPTEVLEAASIDGAGAWQRFRHVTLPLLGPTIRISVFLSVIGAIQLFDLVWVITRGGPTHASETMAVTMFQFGFKRFEVGYASAISVAILGISLVFALIYQRFVMRRDLEGAVTNMRARR; encoded by the coding sequence GTGACCCTCGCCGCCACCCGTCCCGTGGACGTGGCGGCGGCGTCCGCCCCCACCCCGTCACGCGGACGTCGCAACCTCCGTACGTGGGCGACGATCGTCTCGTTCCTGCTTCCCGCGTTGGTGCTGTTCGGCTCGCTGGTGCTGATCCCGATCGGCGTGGCGCTCTACCTCAGCATGTTCAAGTGGGGCGGCTTCGGGCCTCCGACCGACTTCGTGGGGCTGGACAACTTCACCCGGATGTTCCAGGACAGCGTCTTTCTCGGCGATCTTTGGCGCGGGTTCCTGCTGATCCTGTTCTCCGTCGGGATCCAGCTGCCGTTCGCGCTGGCCATGGCCGTGCTGCTCAACCAGAAGTTGCGTGGCCGCGCGATCTACCGCCTGCTGTTCTTCGCCCCGTACGTGCTGTCCGAAGCGATCACCGGCGTCCTGTTCAGCATGCTTCTGCAGCCCGGGGCCGGGCCGGCCGACCACCTGCTCGGCTCCGTCGGGCTGCAGAGCCTCGGCGGGAAGTGGTTCGCCGACGGCTCGACCGTGCTGGTGACGATCTTCCTGGTGATCACCTGGAAGTACTTCGGCTTCCACATGATGCTCTATCTCGCCGGGCTGCAGGGAATCCCGACCGAGGTGCTGGAGGCGGCATCGATCGACGGCGCCGGAGCCTGGCAGCGGTTCCGGCACGTCACCCTGCCGCTGCTCGGACCGACGATCCGGATCAGCGTCTTCCTGTCCGTCATCGGGGCCATCCAGCTGTTCGACCTGGTCTGGGTGATCACACGAGGCGGCCCGACCCACGCCTCGGAGACGATGGCGGTCACGATGTTCCAGTTCGGTTTCAAGCGTTTCGAGGTCGGCTACGCCAGCGCGATCAGCGTCGCGATCCTCGGCATCAGCCTTGTCTTCGCCCTCATCTACCAGCGCTTCGTGATGCGCCGGGACCTCGAAGGAGCCGTGACGAACATGCGAGCCAGGCGATGA
- a CDS encoding carbohydrate ABC transporter permease: protein MRRLSQHAILWVVGIFVVGPLIYGVISGFKSTAQLSGNMFGLPSPWVTSNYTAVLGSAGFWRQIFSSTLIAVATTIIAVGVSALAAFVFARFAFRGREVVFTLFTIGLMFPFAVAILPLFVLLRSFDLLDNPLGVILPQAAFALPLTIIVLRGFFRTIPAELEEAAIIDGCSAFGFFWRVLLPMARPALGTVSVLAIVTSWNNYLLPLLVFNEPKWWTIPLGVQQFQGQYAADTARILAYVVAAMVPALAFYSVAERQLIGGLTAGATKG, encoded by the coding sequence ATGAGACGGCTTTCTCAGCACGCGATCCTCTGGGTGGTCGGGATCTTCGTCGTCGGCCCGCTCATCTACGGCGTGATCTCCGGCTTCAAGAGCACCGCCCAGCTGTCCGGCAACATGTTCGGGCTGCCCTCCCCCTGGGTCACCTCGAACTACACCGCGGTCCTCGGCTCGGCGGGCTTCTGGCGGCAGATCTTCAGCAGCACGTTGATCGCCGTGGCCACCACGATCATCGCCGTCGGGGTGTCGGCCCTGGCGGCCTTCGTGTTCGCCCGGTTCGCCTTCCGCGGCCGCGAGGTCGTGTTCACGCTGTTCACGATCGGGCTGATGTTCCCGTTCGCGGTGGCGATCCTGCCGCTGTTCGTGCTGCTCCGCAGCTTCGACCTGCTGGACAACCCGCTCGGCGTGATCCTGCCGCAGGCCGCCTTCGCGCTGCCGCTGACCATCATCGTGCTGCGCGGGTTCTTCCGTACGATCCCGGCCGAGCTGGAGGAGGCCGCCATCATCGACGGCTGCAGTGCCTTCGGGTTCTTCTGGCGGGTCCTGCTGCCGATGGCCCGGCCGGCGCTGGGCACGGTCTCGGTGCTGGCGATCGTGACCTCCTGGAACAACTACCTCCTCCCCCTGCTGGTCTTCAACGAACCGAAGTGGTGGACGATCCCGCTCGGCGTGCAGCAGTTCCAGGGCCAGTACGCCGCCGACACCGCCCGCATCCTCGCCTACGTCGTCGCGGCCATGGTGCCCGCGCTCGCCTTCTACTCCGTCGCCGAACGACAGCTCATCGGCGGTCTCACCGCCGGCGCCACCAAAGGCTGA
- a CDS encoding endo-1,4-beta-xylanase yields the protein MSHRPVRKLLAVLAAATVTLGLTTGTASAHRVKTLGELARQHGRYFGSATDNPEFSDAAYLKILGSEFTSITPGNGMKWYATEPQQGVFDWTNGDQIVNFARRHHQLVRAHTLVWHSQLPDWLTTGTWTAEQLRAILKKHITTEVRHYRRKVYSWDVVNEAFNEDGTYRETLWYNTLGPGYIADALRWAHEADPHAKLYVNDYNIEGIGPKSDAYYDLVKSLKARHVPIDGVGVQGHLALQYGYPATLEANLRRFAGLRVDTAITELDIRMLLPADAGKLATQATWYADVTKACLAVRRCVGITIWDYTDKYSWIPGFFPGEGAALPYDENLQPKPAYDAIRDALSS from the coding sequence ATGTCGCATCGCCCCGTACGGAAACTTCTCGCCGTGCTCGCCGCCGCCACGGTCACGCTCGGCCTGACCACTGGCACCGCATCGGCCCACCGGGTCAAGACCTTAGGCGAGCTCGCCCGGCAGCACGGAAGGTACTTCGGATCGGCCACCGACAACCCCGAGTTCAGCGACGCCGCCTACCTCAAGATCCTCGGCAGCGAGTTCACCTCCATCACCCCCGGCAACGGGATGAAGTGGTACGCCACCGAGCCGCAGCAGGGCGTCTTCGACTGGACGAACGGGGACCAGATCGTGAACTTCGCCCGCCGGCACCACCAGCTGGTCCGGGCGCACACGCTCGTCTGGCACAGCCAGCTCCCGGACTGGCTGACCACCGGTACATGGACCGCCGAGCAGCTACGGGCGATCCTGAAGAAGCACATCACCACCGAGGTCAGGCACTACCGCCGCAAGGTCTACTCCTGGGACGTGGTCAACGAGGCGTTCAACGAGGACGGCACGTACCGCGAGACCCTCTGGTACAACACGCTCGGCCCCGGTTACATCGCCGACGCGCTGCGCTGGGCGCACGAGGCCGACCCGCACGCCAAGCTCTACGTCAACGACTACAACATCGAGGGCATCGGGCCGAAGAGCGACGCCTACTACGACCTGGTCAAGTCGCTCAAGGCCCGGCACGTGCCGATCGACGGCGTCGGCGTGCAGGGCCACCTCGCGCTGCAGTACGGCTATCCCGCGACGCTGGAGGCCAACCTGCGGCGCTTCGCCGGCCTCCGCGTGGACACCGCCATCACCGAGCTGGACATCCGGATGCTCCTGCCGGCCGACGCCGGCAAGCTGGCCACCCAGGCCACCTGGTACGCCGACGTCACCAAGGCGTGCCTGGCCGTACGGCGCTGCGTGGGCATCACGATCTGGGACTACACCGACAAGTACTCCTGGATCCCGGGCTTCTTCCCCGGGGAGGGCGCGGCCCTGCCCTACGACGAGAACCTCCAGCCGAAGCCCGCCTACGACGCGATCCGCGACGCCCTCTCCTCGTGA
- a CDS encoding SAM-dependent methyltransferase, with protein MSTGNDEIPSFDVSKPSPARMYDFFLGGKDNFPADREAGAKVNAALGDVMTHDIVWENRRFLQRTVRYLTESGIKQFIDLGTGLPTQGNVHEIAQDLEPEARVVYVDNDPIVLAHGRALLATNATTTVITADIRDPAAILDNVDLGALIDFSQPVAVLFMAIFHFIRDSEDPAGILAAFRKRLAPGSYLALSHLTTDGPDAGEVDQVVDVYKNATSPIVFRPRQEITGLFDGFELTDPGITRPWQWRPEYGVKGPQTDWLLGGVARLDGA; from the coding sequence ATGAGCACTGGCAACGACGAGATCCCTTCGTTCGACGTCTCTAAGCCCTCACCAGCGCGGATGTATGACTTCTTCCTCGGAGGCAAGGACAACTTCCCGGCCGATCGCGAGGCCGGTGCCAAGGTCAACGCCGCCCTCGGTGACGTGATGACCCATGACATCGTGTGGGAGAACCGCCGGTTCCTGCAGCGCACCGTCCGTTATCTGACCGAGTCGGGGATCAAGCAGTTCATCGACCTCGGCACGGGTCTGCCGACGCAGGGAAACGTGCACGAGATCGCTCAGGACCTCGAGCCCGAGGCTCGCGTCGTCTACGTCGACAACGACCCGATCGTGCTCGCCCACGGCCGCGCCCTGCTGGCGACCAACGCCACCACCACCGTGATCACGGCCGACATACGCGATCCGGCCGCGATCCTGGACAACGTCGACCTGGGTGCGCTGATCGACTTCTCCCAGCCGGTGGCAGTGCTGTTCATGGCGATCTTCCATTTCATCCGCGACAGTGAGGATCCGGCCGGCATCCTCGCTGCCTTCCGCAAGCGTCTGGCGCCGGGCTCCTACCTCGCGCTGTCCCACCTCACCACGGACGGGCCGGACGCCGGCGAGGTCGATCAGGTCGTCGACGTCTACAAGAACGCCACGAGCCCGATCGTGTTCCGCCCACGGCAGGAGATCACCGGTCTCTTCGACGGCTTCGAGCTGACCGACCCCGGAATCACCCGTCCCTGGCAGTGGCGGCCCGAGTACGGTGTCAAGGGCCCGCAGACCGACTGGCTCCTCGGCGGCGTCGCCCGCCTCGACGGCGCCTGA
- a CDS encoding helix-turn-helix domain-containing protein: protein MDGTVAGDLDGEAEHSLVRRQRELASLYATARSLTALGELDDVLQSIVRNAHDLIGTDFTYLSLIGADGRLSARASEGTISASFLAASVPAEIGVGGKVLASQSPYWVRNYFAAPLIDHDPDFDRLAATEALVALLGVPLVIRGEAVGALFVADRAERSFHADEIALLSAFADHAAVALDNARLYEESRTALQELRIAYRKIEEHMAVVERAQAIHEALTGVVLAGGTPGDVTQLLADRLGGSVTFLDRAGAALVSRDSASSPCRTPSEIDLADAVRNAHRPGRCTTTVDAAGVACSVASIQAGDGDLGALAWSREAVADHDASHDIDLRTLEWATHILGLLVLKERAVAEAGERLSGELLTELMLGSPGISPAQRARTRARNIDSDRLDLVLVADSSTVSSTELARHLHDIARDRSGLAGEHLGRATMILHSADDDQAVGEVHHRLRRTVGGPVVVAGERVVDHDWSRAFSLAGRCAAVMRAIGHTDLGATTGRYALYAMIFDTGRVHELDRFISDSLGPLLDYDRRRGTDLVDTLGAYYDHRANVAATARALHVHVNTLLKRLDRVGDILGPNWRHENDLELRLVLRLHRLSAIEP from the coding sequence ATGGACGGCACTGTGGCCGGCGACCTCGATGGCGAGGCGGAGCACTCGCTTGTACGCCGACAGCGCGAACTCGCGTCGTTGTACGCCACCGCCAGGTCGCTCACCGCGCTGGGCGAGCTCGACGACGTACTGCAGTCGATCGTCCGTAACGCCCACGATCTGATCGGCACGGACTTCACCTACCTTTCGCTGATCGGCGCGGACGGCAGACTGTCGGCCAGAGCGTCAGAGGGGACGATCTCCGCCTCTTTCCTCGCGGCGTCCGTACCGGCCGAGATAGGGGTGGGCGGCAAGGTGCTGGCATCCCAGAGCCCGTACTGGGTGCGCAACTACTTCGCCGCGCCCCTTATCGACCACGATCCGGACTTCGACCGCCTGGCCGCGACCGAGGCACTCGTCGCGCTTCTCGGGGTGCCACTGGTCATACGAGGTGAAGCGGTGGGCGCCCTGTTCGTCGCGGACCGCGCCGAGCGATCCTTCCACGCCGATGAGATCGCGCTGCTGAGCGCATTCGCCGATCATGCCGCGGTCGCCCTCGACAATGCCCGTCTTTATGAGGAGAGCCGGACCGCCCTGCAGGAGCTGCGGATCGCGTACCGGAAGATCGAGGAACACATGGCCGTCGTGGAGCGGGCGCAGGCGATCCACGAAGCCTTGACCGGGGTCGTGCTGGCGGGCGGGACACCAGGCGATGTCACGCAGCTTCTCGCCGATCGACTGGGTGGAAGCGTCACCTTCCTCGACCGGGCCGGTGCCGCTCTGGTCAGCCGAGACTCGGCGTCCAGTCCGTGCCGGACTCCATCGGAGATAGATCTGGCCGATGCGGTCAGGAACGCACACCGGCCGGGCCGCTGTACGACCACGGTCGACGCCGCCGGAGTCGCCTGCAGTGTGGCTTCGATCCAGGCAGGCGATGGTGACCTCGGCGCACTCGCGTGGAGCCGAGAGGCGGTCGCCGACCACGACGCCTCGCACGACATCGACTTGCGAACCCTCGAGTGGGCCACTCACATCCTGGGGCTGCTCGTCCTCAAGGAGCGGGCCGTCGCCGAGGCCGGCGAGCGACTGAGCGGAGAGCTCCTGACCGAGCTCATGCTCGGCAGCCCCGGGATCAGCCCGGCCCAGCGCGCCCGCACCCGGGCCCGCAACATCGACTCAGACCGCCTGGACCTGGTCCTCGTCGCGGACTCCTCCACGGTGTCGTCGACCGAGCTCGCGCGCCACCTGCACGACATCGCCCGGGACCGCTCCGGACTGGCCGGTGAACATCTGGGCAGGGCCACGATGATCCTCCACAGCGCCGACGACGACCAGGCCGTCGGCGAGGTCCACCATCGACTGCGTCGTACGGTGGGCGGCCCTGTCGTGGTCGCCGGAGAACGGGTGGTCGATCACGACTGGTCACGCGCTTTCTCCCTGGCCGGTCGCTGTGCCGCCGTGATGCGAGCGATCGGACACACCGACCTCGGCGCCACGACGGGTCGGTACGCGCTCTACGCCATGATCTTCGACACCGGACGGGTCCACGAGCTCGACCGTTTCATCTCCGATTCCCTGGGCCCGCTTCTCGACTACGACCGGCGACGTGGCACCGATCTCGTCGACACCCTCGGCGCCTACTACGACCACCGCGCCAATGTCGCGGCGACCGCTCGGGCTCTGCACGTGCACGTCAATACGCTGCTCAAGCGGCTGGATCGCGTCGGCGACATCCTCGGCCCGAACTGGCGCCACGAGAACGATCTGGAACTGCGACTCGTGCTCCGGCTGCACCGACTCAGCGCGATCGAGCCGTGA
- a CDS encoding long-chain fatty acid--CoA ligase, with protein sequence MLGLMQDRPLSLPHVFRRVERYFRHKTVVSGRVGGETTMTWAEVCTRVRRLTTVLDELGVPADARVGTFAWNSHRHVELYLAVPCTGRVLHTINHRLFGEQITYIVNDAADDVLFIDRSILPAVWPLVDSFTTVRAVLVMDDGSDAEIPDDARILDYEGRLGRAEDTEREFTVTDENTAAALCYTSGTTGNPKGVLYSHRSVVLHAALLLMVDTFGINERDVIMPIVPMFHVNAWGLPYSAMLCGADLVLPGPAMTPRELAGMLARHKVTFGAAVATVWRGLLPLLDQHDLSAVRQIVSGGGAVDEALTRAYQDAIGVPLTNAWGMTETSPVVTTSRIGTAHDRYTREERRALLATPGPAIPLTEVRVVGDDGREAPWDGRTPGELQVSGPTIAARYFSTQAVADAVTDDGWLHTGDVATVDDHGYIRIVDRTKDLVKSGGEWISSVELENAIMDHPDVAEAAVIGVADAKWGERPVAYVVARPGATLTAETVRDHARARVASWWLPDQVFFLDEIPKTATGKFSKQRLRSLYLTDTQRSAQ encoded by the coding sequence ATGCTCGGGTTGATGCAGGACCGTCCGCTGTCATTGCCGCACGTCTTCCGGCGGGTCGAACGCTACTTCAGGCACAAGACCGTGGTGTCAGGCCGCGTCGGCGGCGAGACGACCATGACATGGGCCGAGGTCTGTACGCGGGTGCGGCGCCTGACCACCGTCCTCGACGAGCTCGGCGTACCCGCCGACGCCCGGGTGGGCACATTCGCGTGGAACAGCCACCGGCACGTCGAGCTGTATCTGGCGGTGCCCTGCACCGGGCGGGTGCTGCACACCATCAACCACCGGCTCTTCGGCGAGCAGATCACCTATATCGTCAACGACGCCGCCGACGACGTGTTGTTCATCGACCGCTCCATCCTGCCTGCCGTCTGGCCCCTGGTCGACTCCTTCACCACCGTGCGCGCGGTGCTGGTCATGGACGACGGAAGCGACGCCGAGATCCCCGACGACGCCCGCATCCTCGACTACGAAGGCCGTCTCGGCCGGGCCGAGGACACGGAGCGGGAGTTCACCGTCACCGACGAGAACACCGCCGCCGCGCTGTGCTACACCTCGGGCACCACCGGCAATCCCAAGGGTGTGCTCTACAGCCACCGCTCCGTGGTCCTGCACGCCGCCCTGTTGCTGATGGTCGATACCTTCGGCATCAACGAACGCGACGTGATCATGCCGATCGTGCCGATGTTCCACGTCAACGCCTGGGGCCTGCCGTACAGCGCCATGCTCTGCGGGGCCGACCTCGTGCTCCCCGGACCGGCGATGACCCCACGGGAACTGGCGGGAATGCTCGCCCGCCACAAGGTCACTTTCGGCGCCGCGGTCGCCACCGTCTGGCGCGGACTCCTGCCCTTGCTCGACCAGCACGACCTGTCAGCCGTACGCCAGATCGTGAGCGGCGGCGGCGCGGTCGACGAGGCGCTCACCCGTGCGTACCAGGACGCCATCGGCGTGCCGCTGACCAATGCCTGGGGCATGACCGAAACCAGCCCGGTGGTCACCACCTCCCGCATCGGCACCGCGCACGACCGGTACACGCGCGAGGAGCGACGCGCACTGCTGGCCACGCCCGGGCCGGCCATCCCGCTCACCGAGGTCCGCGTCGTCGGCGACGACGGGCGCGAAGCACCCTGGGACGGCCGTACGCCCGGTGAACTGCAGGTCAGCGGCCCCACCATCGCCGCGCGCTACTTCAGTACGCAGGCCGTCGCAGACGCGGTCACCGACGATGGCTGGCTGCACACCGGTGACGTGGCCACCGTCGACGACCACGGCTACATACGCATCGTCGACCGCACCAAGGACCTCGTGAAATCGGGAGGTGAATGGATCTCCTCGGTCGAGCTGGAGAACGCCATCATGGACCACCCTGATGTCGCCGAAGCCGCCGTTATCGGCGTCGCCGATGCCAAATGGGGCGAACGACCTGTGGCCTACGTCGTCGCCCGGCCCGGGGCCACATTGACCGCCGAGACCGTACGCGATCACGCCCGCGCCCGCGTGGCCTCCTGGTGGCTGCCCGACCAGGTGTTCTTCCTCGACGAGATACCCAAGACCGCCACCGGGAAGTTCTCCAAACAACGACTCCGGTCCCTCTACCTCACCGACACCCAGCGATCCGCGCAGTGA